Proteins from a genomic interval of Tenacibaculum sp. SZ-18:
- a CDS encoding DJ-1/PfpI family protein, whose product MKKYIVLNLFLIAITSCIVSHSKDKNEKEVEIKKESLKYVPDLKPNRYNVAFLIMDGTYNTELTAPFDIFQHTVFRKGIKAMNVFTVADTDETITTFEGIRILPDFNYKKDSLPKIDILVVPSAEHHLDSDLDNQEMIEFVQKVDKEAKFITSHCDGAFVLAKAGLLNGKISTTFPSDIDKMRETFPDLDIRKDVLFVHDGKYITSAGGAKSFEAALYLCEYLYGREIAHSIAGGLVIDWKNTKVPHLVVNK is encoded by the coding sequence ATGAAAAAATATATTGTACTTAATCTTTTCCTGATAGCAATCACCAGTTGTATTGTGAGCCATTCTAAAGATAAAAATGAAAAAGAAGTTGAGATTAAAAAGGAGTCTTTGAAGTATGTTCCAGATTTAAAACCTAATAGGTATAATGTTGCATTTTTGATAATGGACGGAACCTACAATACCGAACTAACCGCTCCTTTTGATATTTTCCAACATACTGTATTTAGAAAAGGGATTAAAGCAATGAACGTTTTTACTGTTGCAGATACAGATGAAACCATAACAACCTTTGAAGGGATAAGAATTCTTCCTGATTTTAATTATAAAAAAGACAGTTTACCCAAGATTGATATTTTAGTTGTTCCTAGTGCAGAACATCATTTAGATTCTGATTTAGATAATCAAGAAATGATTGAATTTGTACAAAAAGTTGATAAAGAAGCTAAATTTATTACATCACATTGTGATGGCGCATTTGTTTTGGCAAAAGCTGGATTATTAAATGGTAAAATATCGACAACTTTTCCTTCAGATATTGATAAAATGAGAGAAACGTTTCCTGATTTAGATATTAGAAAAGACGTTTTATTTGTGCACGATGGTAAGTATATTACTTCCGCTGGAGGAGCAAAATCTTTTGAAGCCGCATTATATTTATGCGAGTATTTATATGGTAGAGAAATTGCACATTCGATTGCGGGAGGTTTAGTAATTGATTGGAAAAACACTAAGGTACCTCATTTAGTTGTAAATAAATAA
- a CDS encoding zinc-dependent metalloprotease: MNTKLLTRFLALLFIFGTTLDIEAQRRKRNKKNDKKDKEVTAKVPKAKPKKGAIQPYEKVVTKKYKTDDGLFKVHTKDQNYLFEIPDTLLGKEMLMVTRIAKTATGIGFGGGKQNTQVLRWEKKHKKVLLRVVSHSIVADSILPVHEAVVNSNFEPILFSFPIKAFSKDSTATVIDATPLFSKDVKAIGFPQFRRRQYKVTRMDKERSYIDRISSYPKNIEIRHVKTYLSNQPPSNRSVGSISIELSNSMILLPEKPMKRRYFDRRVGWFARSQTDYGLDAQKSKSLTYLDRWRLEVKDEDIEKFKRGELVEPKKPIVYYIDRATPKVWRKYIKQGIEDWQVAFEEAGFKNAIIAKDPPTKEEDPEWSPEDVRYSVVRYLASPIPNANGPHVSDPRSGEILESDINWYHNVMTLLHNWYFIQTAAVNPEARSNKFKDEIMGRLIRFVSSHEVGHTLGLPHNMGSSVAYPVDSLRSATFTKKFSTAPSIMDYARFNYVAQPEDKGVAMMPNIGPYDKYSINWGYRPILDKTAKEEKPILNSWIAKRAGNPVYRFGHQQVANIIDPSSQTEDIGDDAIKASTYGIKNLKRILPRLEEWTTEDGETYEELNTMYGQLLGQFNRYMGHVSSNIGGVYEHYKAVGQEGAVYTPVSKTHQKNALRFINKELFSTPTWLIDKNISDKTQFSGTGERIRTLQVRTLNRILKPGRMVRLVENETLNSRKAYTLLEMMNDLRRGVWKELYTANKSVDPYKRNLQRAYLDRMDFLLNKAKNQRGTNNGGYFKQTGVNINQSDIKPVVRGELKRLKLDIQRNIAASRNTITRYHFQDAVDRINTILDPK, translated from the coding sequence ATGAATACAAAATTACTTACAAGGTTCTTGGCCTTACTTTTCATCTTTGGAACGACTTTAGATATTGAAGCTCAAAGAAGAAAGAGAAACAAGAAAAATGACAAAAAAGATAAAGAGGTTACGGCAAAAGTTCCAAAAGCAAAACCTAAAAAAGGAGCTATTCAACCTTACGAAAAGGTTGTTACTAAAAAATATAAAACAGATGATGGACTTTTCAAGGTTCATACTAAAGATCAAAATTATCTTTTTGAAATTCCTGACACACTACTAGGAAAGGAAATGTTGATGGTTACAAGAATTGCTAAAACTGCAACTGGCATTGGTTTTGGTGGTGGAAAGCAAAATACCCAAGTTTTAAGATGGGAAAAGAAACATAAGAAAGTATTATTACGTGTAGTCTCTCACTCAATTGTTGCAGACAGTATTTTACCTGTTCACGAGGCTGTTGTGAATTCTAATTTTGAACCAATTTTATTCTCTTTTCCAATTAAAGCTTTCAGTAAAGATTCTACAGCTACGGTAATTGACGCAACTCCATTATTTTCAAAAGACGTAAAGGCCATCGGTTTTCCTCAATTCAGAAGAAGACAGTACAAAGTTACACGTATGGATAAAGAACGTTCTTACATTGATAGAATTAGCAGTTACCCTAAAAACATAGAAATCCGTCATGTAAAAACATATTTATCAAATCAACCACCTTCAAACAGAAGTGTTGGATCTATTTCCATTGAGTTAAGTAACTCGATGATTTTACTTCCTGAAAAACCTATGAAACGTAGATATTTTGATCGTCGTGTAGGTTGGTTTGCCAGATCTCAAACAGATTATGGTTTAGATGCACAAAAAAGTAAATCTTTAACCTATTTAGATCGTTGGAGATTAGAAGTAAAAGATGAAGATATTGAAAAATTCAAGCGTGGTGAATTAGTAGAACCTAAGAAACCAATTGTATATTATATTGACAGAGCGACTCCAAAAGTTTGGCGTAAGTATATTAAACAAGGAATTGAAGATTGGCAAGTTGCTTTTGAGGAAGCTGGATTCAAAAACGCAATAATAGCGAAAGATCCTCCAACAAAAGAAGAAGATCCAGAATGGAGTCCGGAAGACGTTCGTTATTCAGTTGTAAGATATTTAGCTTCACCAATTCCAAATGCAAATGGACCTCATGTAAGTGATCCAAGATCAGGAGAAATTTTAGAATCTGATATTAACTGGTACCATAATGTTATGACTTTACTTCATAATTGGTATTTTATTCAAACAGCCGCCGTTAATCCAGAAGCTCGTTCTAACAAATTTAAAGATGAAATTATGGGTAGATTAATTCGTTTTGTATCATCGCACGAAGTTGGTCATACATTAGGTTTACCTCATAACATGGGAAGTTCAGTTGCTTATCCTGTGGACTCTTTACGTTCAGCCACATTTACTAAAAAATTTAGTACTGCACCCTCTATCATGGACTATGCTCGTTTTAATTATGTTGCTCAGCCAGAAGATAAAGGTGTCGCGATGATGCCAAATATTGGTCCATATGATAAATACTCAATCAATTGGGGATACAGACCAATTTTGGACAAAACAGCAAAAGAGGAAAAACCAATTTTAAATTCATGGATTGCAAAAAGAGCAGGCAACCCAGTTTACAGATTTGGACATCAACAAGTTGCCAACATTATTGATCCTAGCTCACAGACTGAAGATATTGGGGATGATGCTATTAAAGCAAGTACTTATGGTATTAAAAACTTAAAAAGAATTCTTCCTAGATTAGAAGAATGGACAACTGAAGATGGTGAGACTTATGAAGAATTAAACACCATGTATGGTCAATTATTAGGTCAGTTCAACAGATATATGGGACATGTTAGCTCTAATATTGGTGGTGTTTACGAACATTACAAAGCTGTTGGGCAAGAAGGAGCAGTATATACTCCTGTTTCTAAAACACATCAAAAAAATGCATTACGTTTTATCAATAAGGAATTATTTTCCACTCCAACCTGGTTAATTGATAAGAACATTTCGGATAAAACTCAATTTTCAGGAACTGGAGAAAGAATCCGTACACTTCAAGTTCGTACTTTGAATAGAATTCTAAAGCCAGGTAGAATGGTTCGTTTAGTCGAAAATGAAACCTTAAATTCACGTAAAGCATATACTTTATTAGAAATGATGAACGACTTACGTCGTGGTGTTTGGAAAGAATTATATACTGCAAATAAATCTGTAGACCCTTACAAAAGAAATTTGCAAAGAGCATATTTAGACCGAATGGATTTCTTATTAAATAAAGCTAAAAATCAAAGAGGAACAAACAACGGAGGCTACTTTAAACAAACAGGTGTAAATATTAATCAATCTGATATTAAACCCGTAGTTAGAGGAGAATTAAAACGATTAAAGCTTGATATTCAAAGAAATATTGCTGCATCAAGAAACACGATAACTCGTTATCATTTCCAAGATGCTGTTGATCGAATTAATACAATTCTTGATCCTAAGTAA